The Anopheles coluzzii chromosome 2, AcolN3, whole genome shotgun sequence genome window below encodes:
- the LOC120950079 gene encoding zinc finger protein 865-like yields the protein MDEARMHPNAGAVGRSQPMPNYDQFTPADMKKYYPPGAMANVPPNVAEGSSIPLHFASLAGLDLGKRLGQPDMYFKNPYNTESDEDGSPEAANGMHLAAAAAAAAAAAAASVTGGGAAQKTKQPRKRQSTGKRKPKLPKEESPAELALRKFPCPECPLSFKTGYHLKRHHATIHQDQRFPCTVCHTSYGRREKLRAHMELIHKIQSYFVCEICLVSYESEDLLQRHVYRHEHPKPLECATCLTPNARTSDGNYSGNHICITYQNSYECCGKDFGYHYYYNRHMLTVHNIKTNARVKIPKGTLLSQFRAMRSSRGS from the exons ATGGACGAAGCACGCATGCATCCAAACGCTGGCGCCGTGGGCAGATCACAACCGATGCCGAACTACGACCAATTCACGCCAGCCGATATGAAAAAGTATTACCCACCCGGTGCAATGGCGAATGTGCCGCCGAATGTAGCGGAAGGCTCCTCGATACCGCTACACTTTGCGTCGCTCGCCGGGCTAGATCTCGGCAAGCGGTTAGGCCAGCCGGATATGTACTTCAAAAACCCTTACAACACGGAAAGCGACGAAGATGGATCACCGGAGGCTGCCAACGGGATGCATCTggctgcggcggcggcagcggcagcagcagctgcggcTGCATCGGTCACTGGTGGCGGGGCGGcccaaaaaaccaaacaacctCGAAAACGGCAAAGTACCGGCAAGCGCAAGCCAAAGCTTCCGAAGGAGGAGTCACCGGCCGAGCTGGCGCTGCGCAAGTTCCCCTGTCCGGAGTGTCCCCTGTCGTTCAAGACGGGGTACCACCTGAAGCGCCACCATGCGACGATCCATCAGGACCAGCGGTTCCCCTGCACGGTGTGCCACACGTCGTACGGGCGGCGCGAGAAGCTTCGTGCGCACATGGAGCTCATACACAAG ATTCAAAGCTACTTCGTGTGCGAAATCTGTCTGGTTTCGTACGAAAGCGAGGATCTGCTGCAGCGGCACGTGTACCGCCACGAGCACCCGAAGCCGCTCGAGTGCGCCACGTGTCTCACGCCGAACGCGCGCACGTCCGACGGGAACTACAGCGGCAACCATATCTGCATCACGTACCAGAACAGCTACGAGTGTTGTGGGAAGGATTTCGGGTACCATTACTACTACAACCGGCACATGCTGACGGTGCACAACATTAAGACGAATGCGCGGGTCAAGATACCGAAGGGCACGCTGCTGAGCCAGTTTCGCGCAATGCGCTCCTCGCGAGGATCGTga
- the LOC120951427 gene encoding uncharacterized protein LOC120951427 — protein MPNSKCAAAFCNNRRVDVRKRKLALIFHAFPADEALRSRWMAFCRRGVDWTPFKTDAVCSAHFRHEDYQMAHSPLLKLSKNLRRLRVDAVPSVREGMVVTISKKQKLEELVRQQRLEELYRQNNPSAEPSTDFDHTYSGVTVADELKDESPMLEKIVYRLQKFPNLCALCLRAIDDEKLFTPFASYSEALESTIEQKFDEITGEVIDSKERTGIHHLLPDKVCAECLEVLIQFHHYQRQLQCLKRFSTGMAQLLKGNRQPLAELYAAQGDYLANVLKNLNICQVAEENITLQRLEAEVATYGRVKKYTTFEQDLPRPDTSAVANRCEETIPASCFQIDCSATSPREAEQRHRSQSTQEADGTGRAKKWICPYEEICREWFLDQASLQKHIHDDHKVFKCRTCGYRIKFYDLFKKHVESHDIARALLLSHNKKDTPTEGKCETCGKQFQSDEQLRRHRETHAHSGNYVCGRCLGVYASEHKYNNHRCSRRVHEATGLGQFEAMGATAQYDCESDIEDELLSQQSDETGQFADSRHHRNVELLSIEILQ, from the exons ATGCCCAATTCCAAATGTGCGGCTGCATTCTGCAACAACCGCCGGGTGGATGTCAGGAAGCGCAAGCTGGCCCTAATCTTTCACGCCTTCCCGGCGGACGAGGCGCTGCGCAGCCGATGGATGGCGTTTTGCCGTCGGGGCGTCGATTGGACGCCCTTCAAGACCGACGCCGTCTGTTCGGCCCACTTTCGCCACGAGGACTATCAGATGGCTCACTCGCCGTTGCTAAAGTTGAGCAAAAATCTGCGCCGTTTGCGTGTGGATGCGGTTCCTTCGGTGCGGGAGGGGATGGTTGTTACCATTTCCAAAAAGCAGAAGCTCGAGGAGCTTGTGCGCCAGCAGCGTTTGGAAGAGCTGTACCGGCAAAACAATCCGTCCGCGGAACCGTCGACAGATTTCGATCACACGTACAGTGGGGTGACGGTAGCGGACGAACTGAAG GATGAATCGCCCATGCTGGAGAAGATTGTCTATCGGTTGCAGAAATTTCCCAACCTTTGTGCGCTCTGTCTTCGGGCGATCGATGATGAGAAGCTGTTCACACCGTTCGCTTCCTACAGCGAGGCGCTGGAAAGTACGATCGAGCAAAAGTTTGATGAAATAACGGGAGAAGTAATCGATTCGAAG GAACGTACCGGCATCCACCATCTACTGCCGGATAAGGTGTGTGCGGAGTGTTTGGAGGTGCTGATACAATTCCACCACTACCAAAGACAGTTGCAGTGCTTGAAAAGGTTTAGCACCGGAATGGCACAGCTGCTCAAGGGCAACAGGCAACCACTGGCGGAGCTTTACGCCGCCCAGGGAGACTACTTGGCGAACGTTCTTAAGAATCTCAACATATGCCAAGTAGCAGAGGAAAACATTACCCTGCAGCGGCTGGAGGCGGAAGTGGCAACATacggacgggtgaaaaagtaCACAACGTTTGAGCAAGATCTTCCCCGACCTGACACCAGCGCGGTGGCGAATCGATGCGAGGAAACAATTCCTGCAAGCTGTTTTCAAATCGATTGCAGTGCCACTTCCCCCAGAGAGGCAGAACAACGGCATCGATCCCAGTCCACCCAAGAAGCGGACGGTACGGGTAGAGCGAAAAAATGGATCTGTCCTTATGAGGAAATTTGTCGCGAGTGGTTCCTGGATCAAGCCTCGTTGCAGAAGCATATCCATGATGATCATAAGGTTTTCAAGTGCCGTACCTGTGGGTATAGGATAAAATTCTACGATCTTTTCAAAAAGCACGTCGAAAGCCATGATATCGCCCGGGCGCTATTGCTGtcgcacaacaaaaaagacacaccAACGGAAGGGAAATGTGAAACGTGCGGGAAGCAGTTCCAAAG TGACGAACAGTTACGGCGCCATAGAGAGACTCATGCACATTCCGGGAACTATGTGTGCGGTAGGTGTCTCGGTGTGTACGCCAGTGAGCATAAGTACAACAATCATCGGTGCAGTAGGAGAGTGCATGAGGCCACCGGTTTGGGACAGTTTGAAGCTATGGGTGCAACAGCACAA TATGATTGTGAGTCAGATATAGAGGACGAATTATTATCCCAACAATCGGACGAAACTGGTCAATTTGCAGACTCTAGGCACCATAGGAATGTTGAACTGCTTAGTATCGAGATTCTACAGTAA